The Lolium rigidum isolate FL_2022 unplaced genomic scaffold, APGP_CSIRO_Lrig_0.1 contig_21807_1, whole genome shotgun sequence nucleotide sequence GTGCGTGGCGGGGCCTGGGCCCGTAGCCGGCCGTCCCTGCCGTGGCCGCCGGAAGCGCTTGCTGCGCGCGAGAGGGGCACCCGCCGGCGCTGGAGCTGCTAGAGCAGGGCGACGCCTGGATGCCGACCTTGCCCAGCTCCAGGCTCAGCCTCGTGCtggccagctcctcctcctcctcctcggcgtgccgcggcggcggcgcggggttcTGCTGCCCGGCGGAAGGCGCTGCGGGGACGCCGGCCATGTCGGCGAGAGCCATGGCCGCGTCGAGCTCGACGTCGCCCGTGGCGCCGCGCCGGCATTGCCGCTGGCCGCTGCGGTCGGACGACATGGTTGCAGCCGACGGGACGATGTTGGCATCGATCTGCAGCCGGCCGGCAGGGGGAGGGGTGGGTATAGGGCATGCCAAGGCGAAGCCAGGCCGAGAGCGGCGTCCCAAATACAGCTCCGGCTGGCCCGTGGCTGGGCGCCACGTCCCGGCGCCACAGGCGGCAGCGTAGAGAGGCAGGACAGGTGTCGCGCATGCGCCGCCTGGTACGGTGGCGGTCCTGACGGCGGGCCCGGGGAGTCAGTGGGATGCGGTGCCTGCGTGGTGATGTGGCCGCATCGATCGGACATACACGCGGACCGCCTCGCAGccaggaaggaggaggagcagcggaAGCTCGGTGGTGGTGGGACCCAAAAGGGAAAGGTAGGTCCGGAAGGTCAGTGTAGAGTGTGAACGGGACAGGGCAAGCTGAGGGCGCCTAGAACATCACGCTTTGGCTCGGTCGGTTGCGTTTGCGTATCGCAGGGTCCTAGTACAGTACTACTAGTAGTAACTTGGTCCGGTGAGTGAGTGGGGACTGTTTGATTGGTTCGTCCTTTTTTTTGGCAGCACATACTCATCTCAATCTGTCTGTCTCTAATGCAACGTACGTCACCTCAACTGCATACTTAAACAAGGCCTACAGTGCagggaggagaagaagaggacGTAGACAGAAAATAGGGCATTTTCCTCCCTTTGATCCGTTTGGAGTGGGGTGCCAAATCCAGGAGCTCGATGCATTTTCAATCCATCCTTGACTAACGTTGTTATGGACGCTGCGTGATACGGGCATGAATACCGAGGCGTCATCGAGGATTCAGAATTAACATGCTAGAACAACCTACGCTATGTAATAACTAaatctaaggttgtgtcattcattttATGTTAGGTATttttagccaggtcatgctgtgaaCCAATTAGGATTAAATTAGTGTTGTGTTCGGTTTTGGACCTATCCAAACCAAACTAGGTCAACCCACTtagtggggcgccccaaccaccccctcatataagggacCAGGCCGGCTAGGGTTAGGTTAGCATTCAGTTTAGATTAAAATTAGTCCAAAGACTTTGTGCTCCTTGGTGAAGCATCCCTTTCGGGACGACACCGCCGTTTATCTAATTAAGTtgttgcgaaggttcttgtgttcatcaagg carries:
- the LOC124680616 gene encoding bZIP transcription factor 16-like, producing MSSDRSGQRQCRRGATGDVELDAAMALADMAGVPAAPSAGQQNPAPPPRHAEEEEEELASTRLSLELGKVGIQASPCSSSSSAGGCPSRAQQALPAATAGTAGYGPRPRHALTEAEKEAKRLRRVLANRESARQTILRRQAIRDELARKVADLSSQNESMKKEKETVMQEFLTLQETNKQLREQARHHLA